The Pseudomonas eucalypticola genome has a window encoding:
- a CDS encoding diguanylate cyclase domain-containing protein, with amino-acid sequence MSLHTEPARGAPSLIPGQADARPAATLLVSEWVQALRLGQPLSLMVVSVDHLRAFVRQHGEAQARRQVEAIAVALELTARRARDGVGRCSADAFMVLLPGTPADGAKAVAERCLQNVRAALAEQLLSVSLGVGTVIPRSEAGHSTFFNAVAQLCDEASSKGGDRWVARHFGHSRTGIL; translated from the coding sequence GTGAGCTTGCACACAGAACCCGCCCGAGGGGCGCCGTCCCTGATCCCCGGCCAGGCCGACGCCCGGCCTGCCGCCACGTTGCTGGTCAGTGAATGGGTACAGGCCTTGCGCCTTGGCCAGCCGCTGTCGTTGATGGTGGTGTCGGTCGACCATCTTCGCGCTTTTGTCCGCCAGCACGGGGAAGCCCAGGCCCGGCGGCAAGTGGAGGCGATCGCTGTCGCGCTGGAGTTGACCGCCCGGCGTGCGAGGGACGGGGTGGGGCGCTGTTCGGCGGATGCCTTCATGGTGCTGCTGCCCGGCACTCCGGCCGATGGCGCCAAGGCAGTGGCCGAGCGTTGCCTGCAGAACGTGCGGGCGGCGCTGGCCGAGCAGTTGCTCAGCGTCAGCCTGGGCGTGGGGACGGTCATCCCCCGCAGCGAGGCGGGGCATTCGACTTTCTTCAACGCCGTCGCGCAGTTGTGCGACGAGGCGTCGAGCAAGGGCGGCGATCGCTGGGTGGCCCGGCATTTCGGTCATTCGCGCACTGGCATCCTTTAG
- a CDS encoding L-dopachrome tautomerase-related protein — protein MNAMKWTLAAAVLGSLGTAQAATSGEGELVAALNNTEASGIVVTPTGRTFLTLPRAGSNHAFPSVVELVHGKQVAFPDLATTTNTGKPLTDWLVSPLGLTLAGNTLWVLDEGKRPGIDGIPDGSAKLVGIDINSRKVTKTIVFHKPFMRDSLQLNDLRIDPDHGAEGTVYISNNGYSSPSDCSLIVVDLATGKMRELFHNLPQTSPAPGFMTYVEGQPHAYSLDKPTMPQGGVNGIELSPDHKKLYWTIPTNPNYYSIDTANLSDFNRPEDALIKDIHFEGQVASNGGIAVDDQGNLYFGDASRYSVISRDSAGQFHLVGRDARLIWPDGLYWQGGYLYVTVGQWQRVPGLHGGQDLRKAPYDILRFKTAKPAR, from the coding sequence CATTGAACAACACCGAGGCCAGCGGCATCGTCGTCACCCCCACTGGGCGCACCTTCCTGACCTTGCCACGGGCGGGCAGCAACCATGCCTTTCCCTCCGTGGTCGAACTGGTACACGGCAAGCAGGTGGCTTTCCCTGACCTGGCCACCACCACCAACACCGGCAAGCCGCTGACCGATTGGCTGGTGTCGCCCCTGGGCCTGACGCTGGCGGGCAACACCCTGTGGGTGCTTGACGAAGGCAAGCGCCCCGGCATCGACGGCATTCCCGATGGCTCGGCCAAGCTGGTGGGCATCGACATCAACTCGCGCAAGGTCACCAAGACCATCGTCTTCCACAAGCCGTTCATGCGCGACAGCCTGCAACTCAACGACCTGCGCATCGACCCCGACCACGGTGCCGAGGGTACGGTGTACATTTCCAACAACGGCTACTCCAGCCCGTCGGACTGTTCGCTGATCGTCGTTGATCTGGCCACCGGCAAGATGCGCGAGCTGTTCCACAACCTGCCCCAGACCTCGCCGGCGCCGGGCTTCATGACCTACGTCGAAGGCCAGCCCCATGCCTACAGCCTCGACAAACCGACCATGCCCCAAGGCGGTGTCAATGGCATCGAGCTGTCGCCCGACCACAAGAAGCTGTACTGGACCATTCCCACCAACCCGAACTATTACAGCATCGACACCGCCAACCTGAGTGATTTCAACCGGCCAGAGGATGCCCTGATCAAGGACATTCACTTCGAAGGGCAGGTGGCGTCCAACGGCGGTATCGCCGTGGACGACCAGGGCAACCTTTACTTCGGCGATGCCTCGCGCTATTCGGTGATCAGTCGTGACAGTGCCGGGCAATTTCACCTGGTGGGGCGTGACGCGCGGCTGATCTGGCCCGATGGCCTGTACTGGCAGGGCGGTTACTTGTACGTGACCGTGGGGCAGTGGCAGCGGGTGCCGGGTTTGCACGGCGGCCAGGACCTGCGCAAGGCGCCGTATGACATCCTCAGGTTCAAGACCGCGAAACCGGCCAGGTAA